One Cryptococcus neoformans var. neoformans B-3501A chromosome 10, whole genome shotgun sequence DNA window includes the following coding sequences:
- a CDS encoding hypothetical protein (Match to ESTs gb|CF186662.1|CF186662, gb|CF191523.1|CF191523) gives MFTTLVALLSIVSLAAASPLPEARSLHKRYTRVQIQSHRNGECLVPEGVKWGNGFQVITKPCEQATWWDINPGSGSILLSGTNIALDAGTGTENNEIVKIWDSYPGLFQQTWYLTPDNRIAITGGDQCLDQGDNGPQTYQCTTGNTNQVWYLIEGAGSGSTTTLPADGSATTAVSSSDSSEPTTSTAEVSILTDSPIATATATAST, from the exons ATGTTCACCACACTCGTCGCCCTTCTCTCGATCGTCTCTCTCGCCGCGGCTTCACCTTTGCCTGAGGCTCGATCCCTTCACAAGCGCTACACTCGCGTGCAAATTCAATCCCATCGTAACGGGGAATGCCTTGTCCCCGAAGGTGTCAAGTGGGGTAACGGTTTCCAAGTCATCACTAAGCCATGCGAACAAGCAACTTGGTGGGATATCAACCCCGGCTCTGGAAGCATCTTGTTGAGCGGGACAAATATTGCTTTGGATGCTGGCACTGGTACTGAAAACAATGAGATCGTAAAGATTTGGGATTCCTACCCCGGTCTCTTCCAGCAGAC CTGGTACCTAACCCCAGACAACCGTATTGCCATCACCGGCGGCGACCAATGTCTTGACCAAGGCGATAACGGACCTCAGACATACCAATGCACCACCGGCAATACCAACCAAG TCTGGTATCTCATTGAAGGTGCCGGCAGCGGAAGTACTACTACCCTTCCCGCCGACGGTAGCGCAACCACCGCCGTTTCATCCTCGGACTCTTCTGAGCCCACTACTTCAACTGCCGAGGTCTCGATTCTTACTGATTCCCCCATCGCCACTGCCACTGCCACTGCATCTACCTAA
- a CDS encoding hypothetical protein (HMMPfam hit to DIL, DIL domain, score: 58.8, E(): 1.5e-14) has translation MPSHRKGKDSSSKLLPAGGLSSAAKEVPSTPTPKTTPATTTTLRRTPAATPTPYKKKAPATPNNASATPKKPKKKKKNNFCAVGMILQDHQKAIHEEILRSLIINLKIPRPTPTSRLSQMEVFFPVHTIGCIGTEMWRHCMMDDSDAFFGMEKGKPHNNCLDWKIRMSILRHDLDSLVYNIYQSFIRKIKRHLALMVIPAIIEAQPLPGFFTEDKSAWPITSFMKLTLGTESPPGRTYTTMDIIDLFDSLWKCFEEFFVELVIVKNVFSELLDLINRVAFNDLVRRTNFCSFKRGLQIQYNLQRIEGEKIGTWRLHISDHNFLEWCRSHDMTDDLHLLRHIQQATKIGLMRMQSPEDAHHIFEVCSDLIPAQIYKLVKQYATNNPAIVPPGQKFFQAITVRLQPGKDFQNMTIPIIDEALPFRAPPPRKIDLLSTCEFSREDLGEQGQADTAMVDLPDDVEAPTVRRIMDII, from the exons ATGCCGTCACACAGGAAAGGTAAAGACTCGTCATCAAAGCTCTTGCCTGCCGGTGGACTTTCATCGGCCGCAAAGGAAGTTCCTTCGACTCCTACGCCGAAGACGACACCTGCAACAACCACCACGCTGAGGAGGACACCTGCTGCAACACCGACACCttacaagaagaaggcgccTGCCACACCCAACAATGCATCTGCAACTCCCAAGAAAccgaaaaagaagaagaagaacaactTTTGCGCGGTTGGAATGATACTGCAAGATCATCAGAAGGCCATTCATGAAGAAATCCTCCGAtcgctcatcatcaacctcAAGATTCCCAGGCCAACTCCGACGTCGCGTCTCTCACAGATGGAAGTATTTTTCCCGGTCCACACAATCGGATGTATCGGCACAGAGATGTGGAGGCATTGTATGATGGATGATTCGGATGCTTTTTTTGGGA tggaaaaaggcaaaccACATAACAATTGCCTAGATTGGAAAATTCGAATGTCCATCCTTAGGCACGATTTGGACTCTCTCGTATACAACATCTATCAATCGTTCATTCGGAAGATCAAGAGGCATTTGGCCTTGATGGTTATACCGGCCATAATCGAAGCTCAACCCCTACCTGGATTCTTCACAGAGGACAAGTCGGCCTGGCCAATAACGAGCTTTATGAAATTGACCTTGGGAACAGAATCGCCCCCAGGAAGGACGTATACGACGATGGATATCATCGATTTGTTCGACAGTTTATGGAAGTGCTTTGAGGAATTCTTTGTGGAGCTTGTGATTGTGAAAAATGTATTTTCTGAATTGTTGGATTTGATTAACAGGGTGGCGTTCAATGATCTCGTCAGGAGGACAAATTTTTGTTCATTTAAACGCG GCCTTCAAATCCAGTATAACCTCCAGCGCATCGAAGGTGAGAAGATTGGAACATGGCGTCTTCACATTTCTGATCATAACTTTTTAGAATGGTGCAGATCTCATGATATGACCGACGaccttcaccttctcaGACATATACAGCAAGCCACTAAAATCGGCCTAATGAGGATG CAATCCCCAGAAGACGCTCATCACATCTTTGAAGTCTGTTCAGACCTCATCCCCGCCCAAATTTACAAACTGGTCAAACAATACGCCACCAACAACCCCGCCATTGTCCCTCCGGGCCAAAAATTCTTCCAGGCCATTACTGTTCGTCTACAGCCTGGGAAGGATTTTCAAAATATGACCATACCAATTATCGATGAAGCACTTCCTTTCCGAGCTCCTCCACCTAGGAAAATTGACCTGCTCAGTACTTGTGAGTTTTCTCGTGAGGATCTGGGGGAACAGGGGCAGGCTGACACTGCTATGGTAGATTTACCtgatgatgttgaagcCCCAACTGTTCGGCGGATAATGGATATAATTTAA